The stretch of DNA TTGAAGGGGGTAAATATAGGAAATTCTGGGCAATCACGACCAGAATTCCGAACGAAATCGAAGGAAAGTATCATCTAgcaatttgtttaaaacaaaatttttcattgaaagataaaaaggtACATTTGTCTctatatgtatacatgtatacatTGTGTGCAAAATGATTAGTGTCTGTCTAATTAACAACTCTATATACATTTTAGGTTATTATCTTGCCGCAATGGTCCAAAAACTTAGTgaagaagaatataattaaaatctttaatgtAGACTATAGAGTTATATCTAATTCGACAAACAATTTGAGTTCCCTAATAGAAATGGAAGCATCTACAAAAGTGTGGCACAGTCTTAGATTGTTTGCTTCCATCATGTTGTATAGTCCGATTCTTGGAGATAATTATCATGGATCGCGAGTCCAAGAAGTCATGGGTACATGGGTAAGAATTGATCCGTTTGCTGAATCTTGTTGGGACATGCCAAAAATAAATAGGCAACTACTAGAATTGCTAAATGTAAGGCAAAATCAGCAAGAAATTATTCCAGTTCATATCCACTTGAGAAATGTACGTTTAATCTCTTTCGGTGAGAAGAGAAAGGATATAGTGTTGGAAGCACCTTTAATTCATCCTTTTGATTGGACGTGCAAACAACttaaatttaagaatgtaCCATATGAAGAGAATAATGAGgagaataaagagaaaatggTGATGAAAGATCTAATATACAATTAACATGTGTAAATGTTAATCCTCAGTAaggattataattataataaaaaaaaaatttagatgataaataacatttatttttttaattttaatgttccTTTACATTTTGTTTGTTAGATAGATAGAACTGATAATTAATGACTAAGCACATGTTTGCCTTTTAAGATTCTCCTTTGGAGAATTCTTCTACCATTCAGCGTTGCCATTCTTGCAAACCAGCCATGTTTTTTGATACGTTTACGTTCATCAGGACGAGGAAAATGATATCTCACTATGTTTCTAACAAGCATTAAACCCCATGGATTCCATGTTACAGATGTTGCGTTTACTGTCGAGGTAAGCTGATTTGAGATTGCTGTTTGTCTAaaaacgtattaaaaaaatttcacattatgATGTATTATGATTGTTGTATTATGTTGTTACACTTTATCGCTGAAAATACTCCATTGTTCCATTTTATGTTCATGTTgcacatataataatacaaataccTTAAATTAGGATTATGttaaatcaaacaaaattaaattagagataaaatttaattcactgaaaaatgatatttaacaGGTATGATACTTTAACAAGTATTTAATTCCTTGTATTGAGAATTTATAACTAATGGTTGCATTATATAGAGTTACTATAAAATAGAACATAttgtcataattaaaaataatattttaaaaacttacgGTACggatttaaatatcttaaagattaatttatcgatCATGTTTCTTATATCGCAAACGTCACAAGATTCAGGGTATGGCAAAAATTGTTCGAATGTGTATTTCGAATGAGAAACACAAACTTGAGGTTAAGTTGACATTGAGGttaatggccggagcacagacttttgcataaagcataacgcataagcataaggaaattgattggtccatttccttatgcatttgcttaagccgagagcacaagcttttacataaagcataacgcataagcataaggaaattgattggtctatatataagcataagcaaatgcataaggaaatggaccaatcaatttttttatgcttatgtgttatgctttatgcaaaagtctgcgCTCCGGCcattatgcttatatatagaccaatcaatttccttatgcttatgcgttatgctttatgtataagcttgtgctctcggcttaacTCTGTGTAGTTGGTTTGTAAAAGTTGATCAAAGTGATCATGTGATCAATCTTTGCGGAAACCAGCGGAAACTATCGAATATTTCCGAAAATCGATAATACTGTGACGAATGAGTCGTGTAGAGCCAATTTCATAATGTATGTACACAATGATACGGAGATTCTCCATAAGAAGATGGCGGAAGATGGTGCACTCTAATAACTATGTAAATAGAAAGTTGTATCTCGTCGAGATACTGATTTTGTATACTACACGAGTTAAGGTATACCGTttgttgtaatataaatttagtcaggataaagtaattatatatagtatgTAACATACAAATTTTGCCGGCACAGAATACTGGTATAAACCTAACGGAATTTGCTAATAGAATATATCACGTAATTGACGGTAAACCCGCCGTCGAGCAGTTTTGTATTTCGTACatttaaatggaatatttcatttaaatagcTACAAAATGACAAATTCTACTTGGTTTTGCTGTCGATCTGTTGTCAGATTATGTTAGCAAGTTCTACCGGTAAAACTTGAACTTAATGCAAACAGAGCTGACGGCAACCTGCTGAAATATCCGATTCAATTTATTGCCAAGTTGCCGGTGTATGcactaatatttttctttcctgtTATTATACACATAAGCGAGCGCtattattaacttttcttttagttattatgaattattcagaaataatatttgcatgaaatattttttgcaaatttaacaaattcttaCTTCAATTCAAAAAGTAAGGTATATCTTTATGgctattgcaatattttaaatcgctACCGAATGCAATTAAATTGTCATAAGTTTTTGGAATgagtaaaatttgaataaatcgGCATTGTCTGTGATTGTCGTTTcaagcatataaaaatatttaatgattatcGAAGATTACTTGCGAGTGTTTGTCGAAACTGTTCGGCTGACTTCAATCGGTCTGTCGGAGAGAGGGCATGTTCATACTGATTGACTGACTCATTCTGGGCTTTATAATACCTTGGACGTGTCGAAGGGCGTAGTGATATTAGAAATACAGCTCTCAAGAATGCAACGCGACAATCATGCCCTCGACTATTCGACAATGATTCGAAAAGCTACAACACGTATCCAACACATTTTCGAGCACAAAAGCAAACGAGAAACATTGCTGCGAGATAAACAGGATTACATGTaagtacttaaaaaaatattgtgttgtgttaaaattattatgtatttcataCATATTGATGAAGGTTAAATAAGAGAaatctttatctttatctttatccACATCTTGTTTAAGACAATTCTTTGGAAAGTGAAAAAACATAATTGCGTCTAAATTCTATATTATGAATAGAGTTTataagcaaaattataaaactttgttgatcgattaatcaatttattattaagaatacTTTTGTgttgattatattttagaagTTGAATAAGTTTGTGTATTATAATCACTATTTATAGTtacttgaatttaaaaaaaataatatatacaacagtttataaaatttcttccaTCAGTGCACACGTCTACGGCGTTTTCCACGTAATACTAATCTCAAAAAACAAACACAAAATACTgaagagaaatttattagatatatatatatatatatatatatatatatatttattgttatttgggatattttaaaaatttttaaatgggaaAAGATCTAGGATGCTTTACGTTCTCACAAATCAAAGTCCGCTAAAGCAGCAACGATGAGTCTCAATCATGTGTTAAAATCACTCCCTCAGTTTCTGTGTTCGGTTATTCGTTTCACATTCAAAGAAATTCTTTCATCTAACGCGCCCCATGGTGTCGACctatccccccccccccccaaatAGAATTGATCTCACCTTCGATAGTAAGCAAACTGTTGTGACCCCATTGGTACGTCATGTAGAACagacaaatacatatatgtacatatatacattcgTCGAGTATGCGTACATCCGTGACATCACCGTCTCGCGGTAATTGTCTGATCTTGAGGCCCTTGCCTCGATGTAATTTTGACGCTTGGGATACGCGTATATTGTATTGTTAGACTTTGCTAAAAACTTgagatttatattacaatatttatgtcgaattatgtacaatatttctatttctattatacTTTCTTAttgatgaataataattttatatgatatatagatattttatttgtaagtataaaaatatagtactTTTCAACATGTAATACACATTTAGATTTATATAGGTAAtactagaaaaataatattaatataatcaagcGATTATATTGAATCGTcatgttaaattatcaaaacaagtattaatttaaatttttacataagtaATTCGGGAcatcactttttatttatttaacaataaatttttgtttctcaactataaacaatttttataagttgaaCGTTTGTATCAGTATAAAGATATTGTCATGTGATTATTGAAAGTAATGTAATGATACTATCTGAATGCTATTCATAATCAACTTAATGAGAGAGTTAATGTGATACGATCAGGGTTTGGTTACGTAGGAAAATGGTGCATATGCTCGTTATTCTATAAAGGTGTACTTAAGCTCTGTTAGAATAAATCTATCTCGTGgatggataaattttttatctttgttcaTGATGAAGTTACTATGACCTATTTACTACGTCATGTGGAACGGTCTTCAAACACGCGTACGCATCACCGAATGTATTATCTAGATCTCGATCAATTGTATAGCGTGTTCTGCAATTGTTgctatttaacatttttcacaGGCTCTCACGAATctttttaatagataattatGTTCAAATACTCTTTGACTCCGGATTGTATAAACTTTAAAGTTACACGTGAAAGTTTTTCTAATATCTATTTTCCCatttaagtatatttacatgtaatgtaatttaatctttaatatttttaaaaataacatttttatagttttaataattttttagcatTTAACAATTGccataattgtattattttgtctGGAGAAATTGAagaacattaatataatcagcggaaataatattacatacacgtgtgtgtgcgcgcgcgcgcgtgtgtgtaatATACTATTGAAGTTATTCTAAATAGATTACAGCTATTACGGCTTacgtcaaaatttttttatcttgattgAACAAGGATTATACATACATCTTTTAAAGTCTtcctcaattattaaaaatttatttaattgtaatttattcagaatcaatttcaatattgcgttatacaaaataaaattattactcaGTACTATTATCAGtccgtttttattaaaatgctaaaaatgTCTCTAACAATTTGTGAAAGCACTATATAGAGTACGTACCGAAACaatgagatttaaaaaatttttctctatttttaattatatgagcGTAGgtagaaaattttgataaagaaaCAGCTTATTAACGCAAAACAGGAAACGTGGTTAAGTCTTATCAATCTTTTACTGAAACGAACAATATGCAGTTTTTTCGCAACATTAAAGAGGACAAAATAACAAAcgagaaattaaataagaatgcaaaattaaattttatacattattccAACAATGATTGATTTGtgtaaatctaaaaattttggatattataattgataattaatagttaattgCTTTTCTTAATTAGCGCTCTTTAAGCAATTATGTCACGCGCAAAACGGCTTGCAAACCAAAATCATTAGCAAAAAGATACGTCAATACAAAGAAACGTCCTCGTGCTCGATCGAGTACCCGGTATATTGTCAACTGTCAGTTGACAAGATACAGGATGCGCCTTTTCCGTTGCAAGAGTTCCAAACCGGCACTCCCATCCCATAGAATTGCGTTCAATCGTCCATCGGTTTAACACAAGCGTGTCGTGGCGCCGGTAGACTTATTATCGATCGACTTATATGCATGTATCTTTGGCACATTGTAAAACAAAGTTATCTATATTTTGATACGAAACATActtaagtttaaaaattttaatactttgatTGCTCtgaatcaatttaattaattttggcAAATAGCATATTCAATGGAGAAAGAATTTCACGTTTCGTCAGACTGATTGTGCgaagcattttttttcctcaaatGCGAATCGGTTGAACCTCGAAATAACCGTGATGGGGCTCTCAACCGTGACACACGCATCTCTCAGCGACGATTTACTTGTCAAATAATTCTTCCTGTGACCGCGGGGCTCGCGATTACCGCCGGAACATACGCAGTAACTTACATACATGCTTATGTTACATCGTCGATATTTTATTGCGCTTGCAGCCGGGCGATAAAAATGTACGGTACCGAAAATATTGCCACTATAGTTGCCAGTGCAATCAAGTctagacaaaaattttttaatacaaaagatGTAACGATATTTATACGACattatgcattttattgcatttacaCAATCTAGGAATAAACGAAAGATTGATCATTCTTAAAGAGTAATAGCGACTATAGAATATTATAGAATGTCCAGTTAACAAACAACGTTGTGAAACGGTCGATTTCCTTAGCTCTCTATTTTTCCACAAAATTTATGGACATTTCAATGCTGCGACTTATATACGCGATGCACCACGTCTGCTATCTCGGTACTCTAGACACAACATACCTCATCTCATTGTGTCAAGCATCGCATTGTcgtgaaaaattctttatgcGATAGTGTACACTGTATGTCTTTAAACGTTCTAGGCACCTACACATCAGCTGAGCATGTTTCTTCGGGTTTGACTAGGCGGCCGCGAAGAATTCGCTGCGGACTTGTCTTTGGTCGCGACTCGCGAGGAATTACCAAGTCCTTTGGAGACACGTCGGAGAAATTCGGTTGCGGAAATCTGAATCTGAACGAACAGCTCACGTCGTAGGAATTGTCGTCTGTCTCGTCAGTGGGTAAGTTCTCAAATATGCTACGTCTGCATTTTGTTACAATGCCGAGTtctatttcatgaaaattgaCGAGTCGACAGACGACGAATGACAGGGATTAAATTTGTTCGTTTTATCGACACTTTCAATTcttactttcttttcttttcttttcttttctttttttcaatggatatgtatataaagaagGTTTCTCCtttgcgtgcgcgcgcgcgcgcgcgcgcgtgtgtgtgtgtgtgtgtgtgtgtgtgtgtgtgtgtaggaTGCCTATTATGCTTTTTATAATCCAAACGTTCTCAAGATATACGCGATTCATAAGATTAACACACTAACACTCATATAGTCGGCGTGAAACCTTaagattgtataaaaaattcgaaaaatatttcttctcgAACCAAATGGTAAAGTGCTGTGACTTTTGAGTTTTCaacattatctttttattaataattactaaacaGTTTTATCAATCAGTAATTGCTCagcgcaaatattttttaatggtatAGTCATTAAACGtgaaattattgattacaattaattaaagagcaaaaattatgtacaaatgatactatttaatcataattcgCATGAGCTTAGTATCGTCTTACTATTAGATGCACGCGGGAACCGTTATCGCGATTTCCTTTCAATCGCACTTTGATCCATTCATTCAAGTAGCTTCGTTCTACCTAAGCGTCAGAAGCGCAAGAAGGTTGCACGCATCTCTCAGTCATTCGTGGTTGTCGGCACAAGCGTGTGCATTCGATATTGCAATTATGGTGCCTTTGAGTTACGAAGAGCGTACGCGCTGCCAGTAATCTAATCATATAAATCGCGATCAAATCGAATTAATTAGCTTCGTCGATTAATTGAAGGCATCTATAGTTTGATCGACCGATCGCAGCGTCGGTGAGTTCAGAGACGCATTGACGATGAGAAGCGCGGCTGCTGAGACGCTGTTCGTCGCGTCGCGATCGATTGCAAGACGGTAGCATAATTCAGTCAATTCGTCACGTAAAAGCGGTTTGATGATCAGTAGTACCGTAGTAGTAAGATTATCGCTGCGGCTTTTAAGACCAAAAAGTCTTCGACTTACGATCTTTGCGTTATCATCAAATCGCGCGATACAAGATCGTTCAAGATCATTATGGGAGTCTATTTACACGTGCGTTATATCCAAGTCCCCGATTAATGTGCGTGCCAATGATTCAAATCttcataaatctttattacaaaTGTAACTGTAACGGTAAATTACAGCTTCGAAGCTtcagtaaattatattttctttttatttcgtcAGTCCTCGCTTTTCGTTTTTTCGACACCATGATCTAAAAACTCTCAGGGTACACGAAATCGATAAGTAATATTGATCTCCGACGAAACGATTCTCCTTCGAATCCGAAAGCCGGCATAATTGCATGCACGCAGCCGTTTCGTGTAACTCGATGCATCGCGTGGGCGATACGACCGCGATGTACCGGACCGATGCTTGAATCGGAGAGGAGAAAGATAGGAGGGCGGGAAAACGTATTTTCGATTTTCCAATAAATCTCATCTTGAGCTTATGCGCGCGTATAACCGCGCATTTCATTTGctaaagcaattttataataacgctTGAAAACGATCATTGCCCGGGGATGGgctctttctctcactcttGTGTATTGCCCCTACCAAGAGATAATGTGTATAAGTAGAGCGGCTTTAAGCCGGAGCATTACCGTTCAAGATGAAATAACAGTGATTACGCTACTCGGGCGGTATAAACTCTCGCGGCGCCTATCACGATCGAATAGCGAGAAGTAAAAGGCATTGTCGGACGCGGACATTGTACCTCCAAATATATTCGATTGCCGATTAAATTACCGAtataaaaatcacaatttcATGTGTCTCGAATATGTATTTGTTTAAGGAAATGTCAGTCTAGTTGAGACGAACgaagaaaatgatgaaatgaGACTGAAAATTGTCTTTCTTCATAAGTTTGtcatttttaacttatatttagCAAGTTTTTAATGCACGAAAATAGAGGAAGGacgatattttaatgttataatttgaccattaatttatttgttaatggTCTACAAacatgttttcttattttctaaatttctaaatttgtttCGAATAGTGACAGTTTCCGTTATAGCGTGTACAAGTAGActcttatttcaatttttgatcTTTGGTAATCGAGTTTTATCTCTTTTCGTTATCGTGTCTCGATCGGCCGAGAGCTTCAGTAACTCATTACACGACAGAATCTTGGTCGCATTTATGCATAAGTGGATAGTAGCTGACATCCACTAAAGGATATTGATTCCCGTACTTTAATACGTATGCATAAAGTACGAGGAAGCCGTCTGGCACGCAAATCTCAAATGAGCGTAATAAACATTACGCGTATCCAGTATGCCAGGTTAATACGaaacaatttatcaaaatgGTATTTTTCCTATGGAAAACATAACTCGTCTGATAGACCTTATGAATTACAGGTAGAAACCTATTCGCTATTGCTAATCTCCTTATGTTTCACTTGCCGCGTGAATTCTAATAAATGTTCATTCATGCCTGttcattcaaaataaatcgttttctATCTCGCTGTAGCTTATACGTAATATACCATGATACAACACATGATGCACACAAGTATACGTATCTGCATtaaatgttgcaatttttacTATGGGAGTGACTTGCGGATTTTTTGCAATGTATCAATCatgtcattaatattaaaagaaattgcgagtttctttgaaaaatctgaaaataattgatacttctaatacaaaaaaattttcatttatttgtcaaaTCTTAACAATTTATATGCTACATTTAACCAATAAGAAACATATCTCATTCTGTTTAAGAAAATACACACTTTAGTCTCTTTATTctacaaattttcattattttataactaacTTTTGAAAGACTAGATATAGTAGCCTTTTATAGCCAATCAAGCGCAGATAAAACGCGGGTCGTAACgacgtcaatttttttatctgcatACATGGCGTGCTAATTTGTTAATGGGACATCCTGGTTCTGACACATATCGAGCGatttttttaatcagtttTTAGCTGATTACGTGCTATTATTAGAAGAACCTTCGCAAGAATGATCGTCACTCGGGTCAGTGTACGATATTATCGGAGCGCGctaaaaaatttgctattgaGAGTGGATAGTTTGTATTTCGGCGAAACACGCGTCTCACCGCGTTTTCTTGAGATTTACGTATTATGAATTCACTTGATCATATTCAGCGGCAGAGAGCACAAATATGTGTTTAATGTGTAACAAATGCGCACTTGTTGAATGTATGTCGATGTCATTCGTGTGCAATTTAGCTCTTAAATGCGCTGATTGTTTgcgacaaaataattaaattcatacaATGTAGCtgatagagagagaaacgcACAGTGGCATAGAATCGTAGAATATTAGACATATGccaaaaaaagataaaaaatggataaataGCTATTAATTGTTTACTTGTATCTTTTTCCCACAATTATATCGTTCACTacgaatttttcttttgattaatctttcttatatatttattgtcaaGACATCAAAATCTTCACAATATTTTGAATCTAATATAATCGGAATTGACACTTTActgctttttaattttttattttatgtagagGCATACGTATGACACGCGTATTCTTACAAGCTTCTCGCTGCGTGCGTTTCACGAATCTGCAACATCTTGTTTCAAAGATAAACATCGTAACATATTGTTGAAAAAACGTATCGCCTACAAAACAAGAGAAATGGTACATaatgtaaacattttaaatgataatCCGCAGATACGGCGATTCCGTGATTCATTTAGTTAGTCTTGTTTACATAAAACAGATTCAgtcaaatcttttttatttaaagttctAACTTGTAGCTTGTAATCTTGATACTGTCAATATATGCATAACCATCTCTGCGTCATTGAGACTGCGTCTGTTCTACAGGATGTTGCAAATCttgattgtttaaatttattgttcaatCATTTTCACTTATGATGGGAAAAGAACTGCAACAATTCTAAAACAATTTGCAAGTTTAAacaagttaatttttaaataaaacgtacGATACCTCTTTtacgaatttattattctattaattgTGCGTTAGCAATTTTACAACGCAcaatttattagttattagttattgtaataaacttataaactctaacaagagagagagagagagagagagagagagagagagagagagagagagagagagagagagagagagagagagagagagagagagagagagagagagagagagagagagagagagagagagagaattagatgatatttaaatgtctagaatatgaataataattattgcaaatatggAACGGAGTTGCAAAATTGATCAGAAGAATCGTGTATTAACTTTCGCGTGATTTTGTAACGTTCGATACAATGTACGCTAGTGTAGTGCAGTTCCTGACGTGAAGAAAGTGAAGAGCAATGCTTCGCTACAAGGTCTCAGCCGGACCGATTGCACACAACAACTACTCATCTCAATTGGACGATTATGAGCTCATAAATTCATTTTGAGATCAAGTCGAATAAACACCACGAGAGTGTTCGCTGCAgcctctccccctccctccctcccacCCCCATTCCTGCATTGCGCCTTCATCCACGTTTTTACGTCTATAAATGCGAACTCGCGTGGACCCAGACttttacacatatacacatatcaggctaatgttaaaatttcaatatcgaTTTATCGTCGCTCCCTGGCGCACCTTGTAAGCTCGCGATACAATTAACAAGCAACAATCGCCGCGTCGAATTTCCGGTCGTCCCTTTTTTCGTTCCCGT from Linepithema humile isolate Giens D197 chromosome 2, Lhum_UNIL_v1.0, whole genome shotgun sequence encodes:
- the LOC105667867 gene encoding pseudouridylate synthase RPUSD4, mitochondrial-like; this translates as MKSAMIICRTARIGEFAAAYRVCYKRYYTTQENQHTMQKKTIHPYFQIHPWKSEIEFANSLLKNVIYNADGIVAINKPYGISVWNKFQQNVNHPLKQCHHIVGAVDYSVENVLPYLAKELDVPNLIPFSGSEKYMSGVYIFGINTNVCQDIKKAVRRVEGGKYRKFWAITTRIPNEIEGKYHLAICLKQNFSLKDKKVIILPQWSKNLVKKNIIKIFNVDYRVISNSTNNLSSLIEMEASTKVWHSLRLFASIMLYSPILGDNYHGSRVQEVMGTWVRIDPFAESCWDMPKINRQLLELLNVRQNQQEIIPVHIHLRNVRLISFGEKRKDIVLEAPLIHPFDWTCKQLKFKNVPYEENNEENKEKMVMKDLIYN
- the mRpL34 gene encoding large ribosomal subunit protein bL34m encodes the protein MIDKLIFKIFKSVPQTAISNQLTSTVNATSVTWNPWGLMLVRNIVRYHFPRPDERKRIKKHGWFARMATLNGRRILQRRILKGKHVLSH